One genomic region from Thalassotalea sp. PS06 encodes:
- a CDS encoding TonB-dependent receptor, producing the protein MNYSKTIKKNSKRLFCLSFLSICISNALAQEQLDSSDENLNDIEVIEVNGYTDSVKKSILSKKAADSIIDTIEAEDLGKFPDTNIAESLQRVTGISIDRNGGEGSKVSVRGLGPEFSVTTFNNRVLPNPDGTRSFSYDILASEMVSGVDVFKTSKAELYDGGIGGVINVRSLKPLNLEQGITGAASVKAMHDELSGETDPQYSAVTSYKNDSGTFGVSASFASHQRTARADYMGTGGWGEVRFDLDSNGARELVALTPSYVDYGVEEVDRDRNSGMVVVQFAPNDDITFTVDGLYSQYDTYSNYNSFTHYWGGINTNHAGPGSVKIDEEGTMVYWAGHAAPSEMVHSTGHRPTETYMLGFNVEKYFDDGALLSFDISHAKSQNTAGGTQSFAVSGFRNTTESSSIFEIRPGDTIPSITFPAYDENGIPTGEYVSSPSYLTDNSLLANHFMVVEGDDNEDTINDVKVDWFKPLELGPIVAVKAGAFGNEREFQRTRIRSADEVNNGTSTGFGDDIPDHIGSIIKPSDFLSGVSGSFPMAWLQTDNEALRAYYESDEFIKNGEYYNQRVDENGNPIPNLDYTPAVELANSPGVKERNIGAYVQLDLEGELGTMLWSGNVGVRYVETKQTSTGWGEEIISITPNPDDPTVSIMETTDPSPREVVRTYDEVLPSMNLKLETTDNTDIRLSISETITRPELWRIGVDTGYNTRPSDPDGEGIMYFGVSGGNPYLKPYTALSLDLAANWYINDSSYLGITYMKKDIDDFIVNTTQKVVINGYNFISSQDDNLENITISSVEVAANFIFDFLPGAFSGLGTQINYTFVDSADSYVTTEFYSVGIDGFSDTGNFILFYEYGGLELRASYNWRDKTISGASQTDSYWNTAYGQWDASASYDITENISIFAEGVNLTEEATAGYQGSANRLTNYAYYGRRFSLGVRAEF; encoded by the coding sequence ATGAATTACTCAAAAACAATAAAAAAAAATTCTAAACGCTTATTTTGTTTAAGCTTTCTATCTATTTGTATCAGTAACGCTCTAGCCCAAGAGCAACTTGATTCGTCAGATGAAAACCTCAATGATATAGAAGTTATCGAGGTTAACGGCTATACAGATAGCGTGAAAAAATCCATTTTATCTAAAAAAGCGGCTGATAGTATTATCGATACTATCGAAGCTGAAGATTTAGGAAAATTTCCCGATACTAATATTGCAGAATCTTTACAACGGGTTACTGGTATATCCATAGATAGAAACGGTGGTGAAGGTAGTAAAGTCAGTGTTAGGGGCTTAGGCCCTGAATTTAGTGTTACTACGTTCAATAACCGGGTTTTGCCTAACCCTGATGGCACACGTTCATTTAGTTATGACATTTTAGCTTCTGAAATGGTATCAGGCGTAGATGTATTCAAAACGTCAAAAGCAGAGCTATACGATGGCGGTATTGGTGGTGTCATAAACGTAAGAAGTTTAAAACCACTCAATTTGGAACAAGGAATAACAGGCGCAGCATCAGTTAAAGCGATGCATGATGAGTTGTCGGGCGAAACTGATCCTCAATACTCAGCGGTTACCAGTTATAAAAATGATTCTGGCACTTTCGGTGTTTCTGCTTCATTCGCATCACATCAACGCACAGCACGCGCAGATTATATGGGCACCGGAGGTTGGGGCGAGGTAAGATTTGACTTAGATTCTAATGGGGCCAGAGAACTAGTAGCATTAACGCCTTCATATGTTGATTATGGCGTAGAGGAAGTCGATAGAGATAGAAACTCTGGCATGGTAGTTGTTCAGTTTGCCCCGAACGACGACATTACCTTTACCGTTGACGGTTTATACTCACAATACGATACATATTCCAATTACAACTCCTTTACTCATTATTGGGGCGGGATTAACACTAACCACGCTGGTCCTGGTAGCGTCAAAATAGACGAAGAAGGAACCATGGTTTATTGGGCCGGTCATGCAGCACCATCCGAAATGGTTCATTCTACCGGTCACAGACCTACTGAAACTTATATGCTTGGCTTTAACGTTGAAAAGTACTTTGACGATGGCGCTTTATTATCCTTTGATATATCCCATGCTAAATCGCAAAACACAGCAGGTGGAACCCAAAGCTTTGCCGTAAGTGGTTTTAGAAACACCACTGAGAGTTCAAGTATTTTCGAAATTAGGCCGGGCGATACGATTCCATCAATTACTTTTCCTGCCTATGATGAGAATGGCATACCTACGGGCGAGTATGTATCGAGTCCTTCTTATTTAACGGATAATTCTCTGTTGGCAAATCACTTTATGGTTGTTGAAGGTGATGATAATGAGGATACCATCAATGACGTAAAAGTTGACTGGTTCAAACCGCTAGAGCTAGGGCCAATAGTTGCTGTTAAGGCTGGTGCATTTGGCAACGAAAGAGAATTTCAACGAACTCGAATCCGTAGCGCCGACGAAGTAAATAATGGCACATCAACGGGTTTCGGTGATGATATTCCCGATCATATTGGCTCAATAATTAAACCTAGTGACTTTTTAAGTGGCGTTTCTGGTAGCTTCCCTATGGCTTGGCTGCAAACTGATAACGAAGCATTACGCGCTTATTATGAATCTGACGAATTTATCAAAAATGGGGAATACTATAATCAAAGAGTGGATGAAAATGGCAATCCCATCCCTAATCTAGATTACACTCCAGCGGTGGAACTTGCTAATAGTCCAGGAGTTAAAGAGCGCAATATTGGTGCCTACGTACAATTAGATCTCGAAGGTGAACTAGGTACGATGCTGTGGTCTGGTAATGTGGGGGTACGTTACGTTGAAACAAAGCAAACCTCAACGGGTTGGGGAGAAGAGATAATTAGCATTACACCCAACCCTGATGATCCAACCGTAAGCATCATGGAAACAACTGATCCATCCCCTCGAGAAGTAGTTCGTACTTATGACGAAGTATTACCTTCTATGAACCTCAAACTGGAAACTACTGATAATACAGATATTCGTTTATCTATTTCTGAAACGATAACGCGCCCTGAGTTATGGCGTATTGGAGTAGATACTGGTTACAATACCAGACCTAGCGATCCCGATGGCGAAGGTATCATGTATTTTGGCGTATCTGGTGGTAACCCCTATTTAAAACCTTATACTGCGCTTAGCTTAGATTTAGCTGCCAACTGGTATATCAATGATTCTTCATATTTAGGGATTACATATATGAAGAAAGATATTGACGACTTTATCGTTAATACCACTCAAAAGGTAGTAATTAATGGTTACAACTTTATATCCTCCCAAGACGATAATTTAGAGAACATTACCATTTCTTCAGTTGAAGTCGCTGCAAACTTTATTTTTGATTTTCTACCTGGCGCATTCAGTGGTTTAGGTACGCAAATCAACTACACCTTTGTTGACAGTGCCGATTCATATGTAACTACCGAGTTTTATAGTGTAGGGATAGATGGTTTTTCTGACACAGGAAACTTCATCTTATTCTACGAGTATGGTGGTTTAGAATTACGAGCTTCTTATAACTGGCGAGACAAAACAATCTCAGGCGCGAGCCAAACTGATTCATACTGGAATACAGCTTACGGTCAATGGGACGCTAGTGCCAGTTATGATATCACTGAAAATATTTCAATCTTCGCAGAAGGAGTAAACTTAACTGAAGAGGCCACTGCAGGTTATCAGGGCAGCGCTAATAGATTAACGAATTACGCGTATTATGGCCGTAGATTTTCACTAGGAGTAAGAGCTGAATTTTAA
- a CDS encoding SusF/SusE family outer membrane protein, with product MKKTIIKYPWIILSILALTACGEGAEDVSIDYDPSSLTSENASNVYEEPPRAPDGFKVIYYVDAGDGTPGKLEVLETFGTRSSNEDQAFSPDITTGYSWGYTAEASQYYADADKWGSIRGDERDTPGLGVEYAFELDQGSYTVVIGFDDPWDAEGTRHVDIVLDGNVVSEGFFIPADAAYERFDDIEVTDGVLELSVQRTASNTDGSADPQISWIEIWGDTDEEVAAPVQKIWISGEFQINDWELSQAPEMKPEADSWYEMTVHFQDAGTFNFVDQTANWDEYYGTDDNGNIIYSGSGGSMSVDAAGYYTIRFNLESLEYSVTETDLSAVTPQETMYIWGKGFPQYPDHDWWDESTSYFDIADAIPLTKNFNDMGEHVFGIQGLDFSDAIELQFVNSTDADTAVQFGFSGIDLLNASASEFYWHETVQEDWQYITYNGAAGTYTLIFDYAVGRATLIKESTSIYMVGAGTPGDWDISQAVELTPSNEWPGWYYIDIRFTNEDSGDALKPYGDYKFVSEQSWNGDNYGLADITVDTTTMENSGDSDGIPAPAPGYYTVWFEPSTLTYELYDLSAETTHSEMFIVGKGYVDYPDLDWNPDAAIPMNINFQGEGDYVFGLDCLEFSDAVDMKFLGQTSWDGLDVGFVKGGEQTAPIVWAKTASGDGTSDLKINGQAGFYDVSFDYLLGRASVLPNDTGTCN from the coding sequence ATGAAAAAAACGATTATAAAATATCCATGGATTATCCTATCCATTCTCGCGTTGACAGCCTGCGGAGAAGGCGCTGAAGACGTATCTATAGACTATGACCCGTCTTCTTTGACATCAGAGAATGCGTCAAACGTATATGAAGAGCCGCCACGCGCACCTGATGGATTCAAAGTAATTTACTATGTAGACGCTGGTGACGGAACTCCCGGAAAACTGGAAGTTCTAGAAACATTTGGAACGCGCAGTAGCAACGAAGATCAAGCTTTCAGTCCAGATATAACCACCGGGTACTCATGGGGATATACCGCAGAAGCCTCACAATATTATGCTGATGCTGATAAATGGGGAAGTATTCGAGGTGATGAACGCGACACTCCTGGCCTTGGTGTTGAATATGCCTTTGAGTTAGATCAAGGCAGTTATACCGTAGTCATTGGTTTTGATGATCCTTGGGATGCTGAAGGTACTCGCCACGTTGATATCGTACTTGATGGAAATGTTGTTAGCGAAGGCTTTTTTATTCCTGCAGATGCCGCATATGAACGCTTTGATGATATTGAGGTCACTGATGGTGTTTTAGAGCTTTCAGTACAACGTACAGCAAGTAACACCGATGGCAGTGCCGATCCGCAAATTTCCTGGATTGAAATCTGGGGCGACACTGATGAAGAAGTCGCTGCTCCTGTACAAAAAATTTGGATTTCTGGTGAATTTCAAATAAATGATTGGGAGTTAAGCCAAGCGCCTGAAATGAAGCCGGAAGCTGATAGCTGGTATGAAATGACCGTTCACTTCCAAGATGCAGGCACCTTTAACTTTGTTGATCAAACAGCAAACTGGGATGAATACTACGGGACTGACGATAACGGCAATATCATCTACTCAGGCAGTGGCGGTTCTATGTCTGTTGATGCTGCAGGTTATTACACTATTCGCTTTAACTTAGAGTCGCTTGAGTACTCTGTTACTGAAACTGACCTATCGGCAGTGACTCCACAAGAGACTATGTACATTTGGGGTAAAGGCTTCCCTCAGTACCCTGATCACGACTGGTGGGATGAAAGCACTTCATATTTTGACATTGCCGACGCCATACCTTTGACCAAAAACTTTAACGATATGGGCGAACATGTATTTGGAATTCAAGGTTTAGATTTTTCAGATGCTATTGAACTGCAATTTGTCAATTCTACCGATGCTGACACTGCCGTTCAGTTTGGCTTTAGCGGAATTGATCTATTAAATGCTAGTGCGTCTGAATTTTATTGGCATGAGACAGTACAGGAAGACTGGCAATATATCACCTATAACGGTGCAGCAGGTACTTACACACTAATCTTTGACTATGCAGTAGGAAGAGCAACCCTAATAAAAGAATCAACCTCAATCTATATGGTTGGCGCAGGAACTCCAGGGGACTGGGACATTTCTCAGGCGGTAGAGTTAACACCATCGAATGAATGGCCGGGCTGGTATTATATTGACATCCGCTTTACCAATGAAGATTCAGGTGATGCGCTTAAACCTTACGGAGACTATAAATTTGTTAGCGAACAAAGCTGGAATGGCGACAATTATGGTTTAGCTGATATCACTGTTGACACAACCACAATGGAAAACTCTGGTGACAGCGATGGCATTCCAGCCCCAGCTCCGGGTTATTATACCGTATGGTTTGAGCCTTCAACATTGACCTACGAGTTATACGACTTATCCGCAGAAACCACTCATAGTGAAATGTTCATCGTTGGTAAAGGCTATGTCGATTACCCAGATCTAGACTGGAATCCAGACGCAGCCATACCTATGAACATCAACTTCCAGGGCGAAGGTGACTATGTCTTTGGTCTCGATTGCTTAGAGTTTAGTGACGCTGTTGATATGAAATTTTTGGGTCAAACATCCTGGGATGGTTTAGACGTGGGCTTTGTTAAAGGTGGAGAACAAACAGCTCCTATTGTTTGGGCTAAAACTGCAAGTGGTGATGGTACGTCAGACCTAAAGATTAACGGCCAAGCTGGATTTTATGATGTCTCGTTCGATTACCTATTAGGACGAGCCAGCGTTTTGCCAAATGACACCGGCACCTGTAATTAG
- a CDS encoding glycoside hydrolase: MKHLNITKQKRLIVLFGCLGMHFLSNAETKLTIEYDKEFQTIDNFGASDAWIINPLISKWQRQGKEKDIEKLANLLFSEESGIGLSGWRFNIGAGSSEQGANSLIGLDNLNKDYRRAELLQPDSGADIEPEKQSGQIRFLQEAYHRGVSDFVAFSNSPPVWATKNGLAHPNDGSGIGSTNLDPDKVTQYAEFLVDVLEYLRGDIVGVPVNYISPVNEPSWEWQGKSQEGNRYNNEDLIRVYSELYNALQRAGLNHQVEIDAGEVAEYTAALSDSRYRDFSNSHSNYGGGMNSKGLGLYRNYIDKLLGDEGLREKLGNKISLHGYFSDIWADRMGELRDLVNENVTAVSPDAKIWMSEFSILGGTGDARNFDGNGWDVNDIDYALHVSKVLHRDLTRLNASAWHWWLGVTAYNYKDGLIKVNSELDAESLQTSKVLWTLGHYSRFIRPGYVRIGLDRVDNLNGLMASAYKSDSDERIVVVLANASGAAQDISFEMLGLPQDKVVSSFVPYLTNNAEDLSMLASEQLLDGYTVPAKSIVTLVADLTDVSSSPHPSFIQNRVKVAEGGVVSFSSTTTNAPDSLLWSFPGGSPEASNLTSPEITYARAGSYDVELTATNNFGSDTYIQTQAVTVLAEQECESDGYLNLETWMNIVETGDYSQDSSPSSIPFSEPATETTISVFEIEADTGDNYGTRIRGYVCAPASGEYKFWIASDNQGELWLSTDEDPANKQKIAYSSDWNNFREWDKYESQQSEAIYLIAGQKYYVETLHKEHNGGDNLSVGWQLPDGALERPITAAHLTRFTIDDNSNTNPDPEPTPETNKSDDSGASWSLLYLLACARLFIPKKRNNN, encoded by the coding sequence ATGAAACATTTAAATATAACTAAACAAAAAAGGCTAATAGTGCTGTTTGGATGTTTGGGTATGCATTTCCTATCTAATGCCGAAACGAAGTTAACCATTGAATACGACAAGGAATTCCAAACGATAGATAATTTTGGAGCATCAGATGCGTGGATTATCAATCCTCTGATTAGCAAATGGCAAAGACAAGGTAAAGAAAAGGATATCGAAAAATTAGCAAACCTATTATTTTCTGAGGAGTCAGGAATAGGATTGTCTGGGTGGCGTTTTAATATAGGGGCGGGAAGTAGCGAACAGGGAGCTAATAGCCTGATAGGTTTAGATAACCTAAATAAAGATTATCGTAGGGCCGAATTATTGCAGCCTGATTCCGGTGCAGATATTGAACCTGAAAAACAATCCGGCCAGATACGATTTTTACAGGAAGCCTACCATCGTGGTGTTTCAGACTTCGTCGCATTCTCTAATAGTCCTCCTGTGTGGGCAACAAAAAATGGCTTAGCTCATCCCAATGACGGAAGTGGTATAGGTTCAACCAATTTAGATCCCGATAAAGTGACGCAATATGCTGAATTTTTAGTCGATGTGCTTGAGTACTTGCGAGGCGATATTGTTGGCGTACCTGTAAATTATATTAGCCCTGTAAATGAACCTAGTTGGGAGTGGCAGGGCAAATCACAAGAAGGCAATCGATACAACAACGAGGATTTAATTAGAGTATACAGTGAGCTTTATAATGCTTTGCAACGAGCAGGTTTAAACCACCAAGTAGAGATCGATGCCGGTGAAGTTGCTGAATATACCGCAGCCCTTAGTGATAGTCGCTATCGTGATTTTAGTAACAGCCATAGTAACTATGGCGGTGGCATGAATAGCAAAGGGCTTGGTCTTTATCGTAATTATATTGATAAATTGCTAGGCGATGAAGGGTTGCGTGAAAAGCTAGGTAATAAGATCTCACTTCACGGTTATTTCTCCGATATATGGGCTGATCGTATGGGTGAGTTAAGAGATCTCGTTAATGAAAATGTAACAGCTGTATCCCCAGATGCGAAAATATGGATGAGTGAATTTTCCATTCTAGGTGGTACTGGTGATGCGCGTAATTTTGACGGCAATGGATGGGATGTCAACGATATCGACTATGCATTGCACGTGTCTAAAGTACTTCACAGAGATTTAACACGTTTAAATGCGAGTGCATGGCACTGGTGGCTCGGGGTAACTGCTTATAACTACAAAGATGGTTTAATTAAAGTTAATAGCGAACTCGATGCGGAATCTTTGCAAACATCTAAAGTGCTGTGGACTCTGGGGCATTACAGCCGATTCATTCGCCCGGGCTACGTCCGTATAGGTCTAGACCGAGTCGATAACCTGAATGGTTTGATGGCGTCAGCCTATAAAAGTGATAGTGATGAAAGAATTGTAGTTGTTCTGGCAAATGCAAGTGGCGCTGCGCAAGATATTTCTTTTGAAATGTTGGGTTTGCCACAAGATAAAGTGGTTAGCTCATTCGTACCGTATCTCACCAATAACGCCGAAGACTTGAGTATGCTGGCCAGTGAGCAACTATTGGATGGGTATACTGTTCCTGCCAAATCAATTGTGACCTTAGTGGCGGATTTAACCGATGTTTCTTCATCACCTCATCCAAGTTTTATCCAAAATCGCGTGAAGGTGGCAGAAGGAGGCGTTGTCAGTTTTTCTAGCACGACAACTAACGCGCCGGATAGTTTATTGTGGTCATTTCCGGGAGGTTCTCCTGAAGCGAGCAACTTGACGTCTCCGGAAATCACCTATGCGAGAGCAGGAAGTTATGACGTTGAACTAACTGCTACCAACAACTTTGGCTCAGACACCTATATTCAAACGCAGGCGGTTACCGTTTTAGCTGAACAAGAATGTGAATCTGACGGATACCTCAATCTTGAGACGTGGATGAATATTGTCGAGACAGGTGATTACAGCCAAGACTCGTCGCCTTCAAGCATCCCATTCAGCGAACCAGCGACAGAAACAACGATTAGTGTTTTTGAAATAGAAGCTGATACGGGGGATAACTATGGTACACGAATTCGAGGCTATGTATGTGCTCCCGCAAGTGGTGAGTACAAGTTCTGGATTGCATCGGACAACCAAGGTGAATTGTGGTTAAGTACGGATGAAGATCCGGCAAATAAGCAAAAAATTGCTTACAGCAGCGATTGGAACAACTTTCGAGAGTGGGATAAGTACGAATCTCAGCAATCGGAAGCTATTTATTTAATCGCTGGTCAAAAATATTATGTTGAAACCTTGCACAAAGAGCATAACGGCGGGGATAACCTCTCAGTAGGCTGGCAACTACCTGATGGTGCATTAGAGAGACCTATTACAGCAGCCCATTTAACACGTTTCACTATTGACGATAACTCGAATACGAATCCTGACCCAGAGCCCACGCCCGAAACTAATAAATCTGATGACTCAGGTGCGTCCTGGTCACTTTTATACCTATTAGCATGTGCAAGGCTGTTTATCCCAAAAAAGAGAAATAACAATTAG